The following proteins are encoded in a genomic region of Syngnathoides biaculeatus isolate LvHL_M chromosome 15, ASM1980259v1, whole genome shotgun sequence:
- the eif5 gene encoding eukaryotic translation initiation factor 5 isoform X2 yields MSVNVNRSVLDQFYRYKMPRLIAKVEGKGNGIKTVIVNMVDVAKALNRPPTYPTKFFGCELGAQTQFDTKNDRYIVNGSHEANKLQDMLDGFIRKFVLCAECDNPETDLNVNPKKQTIGTSCKACGYRGMLDTRHKLCTFILKNPPEASDSVSATAKKEKEKKNRKKDKENGSGSGEAGSQENFDAPDVVDGDDDDDWGEETTKEAQRRRMEEISDHAKNLTLSEDLEKPLEERVNLFYNFVKQRKESGAVDTADKEILAEAERLDVKAMGPLILSELLFDDNIREQLKKYKRHFLRFCHNNKKAQKYLLGGFECVVKLHQVQLLQRVPIILKDLYDADLLDEDVIFAWAEKVSKKYVSKELAKEIHAKAAPFVKWLKEAEEESEGSDEDDPNVEVVYSPSARELKVETVKAEKPEKEEEDIDIDAI; encoded by the exons ATGTCTGTCAATGTCAACCGCAGCGTGTTGGACCAGTTCTACCGCTACAAGATGCCCCGTCTGATCGCCAAG GTTGAAGGCAAAGGGAATGGAATCAAGACGGTCATTGTCAACATGGTCGATGTTGCAAAGGCGCTGAACAGACCTCcaacat ACCCGACCAAGTTTTTTGGCTGTGAACTCGGCGCTCAGACCCAGTTTGATACCAAAAACGACCGCTACATCGTCAACGGCTCGCACGAGGCCAACAAGCTGCAGGACATGCTGGACGGGTTCATCAGAAAGTTTGTGCTGTGCGCCGAGTGCGACAACCCCGAAACTGATCTG AACGTCAACCCCAAGAAGCAGACCATCGGCACCTCCTGCAAGGCGTGCGGGTACCGCGGCATGCTGGACACCAGGCACAAACTCTGTACCTTCATTCTCAAAAACCCACCAG AGGCCAGCGACAGCGTCTCTGCCACCGccaagaaggagaaggagaagaagaaccgCAAGAAGGACAAGGAGAACGGCTCCGGGAGCGGAGAGGCCGGAAGCCAGGAGAACTTTGACGCTCCCGACGTGGTG GACggagatgacgacgacgactggGGGGAGGAGACCACCAAGGAGGCCCAACGGAGGCGCATGGAGGAGATCAGCGACCACGCCAAGAACCTGACGCTCAGCGAGGACCTGGAGAAGCCACTGGAGGAGAGAGTCAACCTCTTCTACAACTTTGTCAAA CAAAGGAAGGAGAGCGGCGCGGTGGACACGGCCGACAAGGAGATCCTGGCCGAGGCCGAGCGTCTGGACGTGAAGGCCATGGGGCCGCTCATCCTCAGCGAGCTGCTCTTTGACGACAACATCCGCGAGCAGCTCAAGAAGTACAAGCGACACTTCCTGCGG TTCTGCCACAACAACAAGAAGGCGCAGAAATACCTGCTGGGAGGCTTCGAGTGTGTGGTGAAGCTGCACCAAGTGCAGCTGCTGCAGCGAGTTCCCATCATCCTCAAAGACTTGTACGACGCAGACCTGCTGGATGAGGACGTCATCTTCGCCTGGGCTGAGAAG GTTTCCAAAAAGTACGTCTCCAAGGAGCTGGCCAAAGAGATCCACGCCAAGGCGGCGCCGTTCGTCAAGTGGCTGAAGGAGGCCGAGGAGGAGAGCGAGGGCAGCGACGAAGACGACCCCAACGTCGAG GTGGTTTATTCCCCTTCGGCCCGCGAGCTCAAAGTGGAGACGGTGAAAGCGGAAAAGCcggagaaggaagaggaagacaTCGACATCGATGCCATCTGA
- the eif5 gene encoding eukaryotic translation initiation factor 5 isoform X1 yields the protein MSVNVNRSVLDQFYRYKMPRLIAKVEGKGNGIKTVIVNMVDVAKALNRPPTYPTKFFGCELGAQTQFDTKNDRYIVNGSHEANKLQDMLDGFIRKFVLCAECDNPETDLNVNPKKQTIGTSCKACGYRGMLDTRHKLCTFILKNPPEASDSVSATAKKEKEKKNRKKDKENGSGSGEAGSQENFDAPDVVVRWPLSGGFAAAAHVGGRWFQDGDDDDDWGEETTKEAQRRRMEEISDHAKNLTLSEDLEKPLEERVNLFYNFVKQRKESGAVDTADKEILAEAERLDVKAMGPLILSELLFDDNIREQLKKYKRHFLRFCHNNKKAQKYLLGGFECVVKLHQVQLLQRVPIILKDLYDADLLDEDVIFAWAEKVSKKYVSKELAKEIHAKAAPFVKWLKEAEEESEGSDEDDPNVEVVYSPSARELKVETVKAEKPEKEEEDIDIDAI from the exons ATGTCTGTCAATGTCAACCGCAGCGTGTTGGACCAGTTCTACCGCTACAAGATGCCCCGTCTGATCGCCAAG GTTGAAGGCAAAGGGAATGGAATCAAGACGGTCATTGTCAACATGGTCGATGTTGCAAAGGCGCTGAACAGACCTCcaacat ACCCGACCAAGTTTTTTGGCTGTGAACTCGGCGCTCAGACCCAGTTTGATACCAAAAACGACCGCTACATCGTCAACGGCTCGCACGAGGCCAACAAGCTGCAGGACATGCTGGACGGGTTCATCAGAAAGTTTGTGCTGTGCGCCGAGTGCGACAACCCCGAAACTGATCTG AACGTCAACCCCAAGAAGCAGACCATCGGCACCTCCTGCAAGGCGTGCGGGTACCGCGGCATGCTGGACACCAGGCACAAACTCTGTACCTTCATTCTCAAAAACCCACCAG AGGCCAGCGACAGCGTCTCTGCCACCGccaagaaggagaaggagaagaagaaccgCAAGAAGGACAAGGAGAACGGCTCCGGGAGCGGAGAGGCCGGAAGCCAGGAGAACTTTGACGCTCCCGACGTGGTGGTACGTTGGCCGCTCTCCGGCGGGTTTGCGGCCGCCGCTCACGTGGGCGGGCGCTGGTTTCAGGACggagatgacgacgacgactggGGGGAGGAGACCACCAAGGAGGCCCAACGGAGGCGCATGGAGGAGATCAGCGACCACGCCAAGAACCTGACGCTCAGCGAGGACCTGGAGAAGCCACTGGAGGAGAGAGTCAACCTCTTCTACAACTTTGTCAAA CAAAGGAAGGAGAGCGGCGCGGTGGACACGGCCGACAAGGAGATCCTGGCCGAGGCCGAGCGTCTGGACGTGAAGGCCATGGGGCCGCTCATCCTCAGCGAGCTGCTCTTTGACGACAACATCCGCGAGCAGCTCAAGAAGTACAAGCGACACTTCCTGCGG TTCTGCCACAACAACAAGAAGGCGCAGAAATACCTGCTGGGAGGCTTCGAGTGTGTGGTGAAGCTGCACCAAGTGCAGCTGCTGCAGCGAGTTCCCATCATCCTCAAAGACTTGTACGACGCAGACCTGCTGGATGAGGACGTCATCTTCGCCTGGGCTGAGAAG GTTTCCAAAAAGTACGTCTCCAAGGAGCTGGCCAAAGAGATCCACGCCAAGGCGGCGCCGTTCGTCAAGTGGCTGAAGGAGGCCGAGGAGGAGAGCGAGGGCAGCGACGAAGACGACCCCAACGTCGAG GTGGTTTATTCCCCTTCGGCCCGCGAGCTCAAAGTGGAGACGGTGAAAGCGGAAAAGCcggagaaggaagaggaagacaTCGACATCGATGCCATCTGA